One region of Elusimicrobiota bacterium genomic DNA includes:
- the purL gene encoding phosphoribosylformylglycinamidine synthase subunit PurL codes for MRAKTQKFIPMEKLLSKFTTLNSKQLAALDKEYGWSLNRLELETAQKYFKKLRRKPTRGELETIAQTWSEHCKHKTFSGPVKFRSGRKVKRYKNLFKETIVKATRQLNKKWCLSVFEDNAGVVEFGANGKWALAFKAETHNHPCALEPYGGAETGVGGVVRDIMGVGLGAKPVLNTDIFCFGRLDSKMKLPRNALGARRIFEGVVEGVRDYGNRMGIPTAAGAVVFDDGYMLNPLVFVGCAGIIARDKIHKKVSPGELIVVIGGRTGRDGIHGATFSSANIEEDTSNSAVQIGHALNEKKALDALLKARDKNLYSAVTDCGAGGFSSAIGELASECGALVDLEKAKLKDTAIEPWEIWVSESQERMVLAVPPKNLKKLVEILAGENCGYCVLGRFTGDKKLRVNFNDESVVELDNSFLHGGVPNFEKSAAFLPPATCNLPPEQNSKPYHQILKSILSHPNVCSRRAIVSQYDHEVQGGTVIKPFVGPGQNGPSDAAVIWPQSATGDMKDFSGFAIAHGINPAVGRINPYLMAVYAADEAVRNLLCVGADITRTAFLDNFCAGSPKDPKVMGGLVMAAEGCYDAAMGYGAPFISGKDSFYNQSTAADGRQYPVPLTLLISAVAPVEDIRKSFTMNLKKPGDPIYLAGAACKGMGGSIYNELYPSGNNALSGLDIKDNVRLYKALLSAMRAGYIMSAHDISDGGFAAAAAEMAFAGNYGADLCPEMCFAESGISETELLFGEAPSRLLLEVDSGYESEFLSIVTGLLVAKAGYVNNRAELTIISARGKELVKEKTADLLACWQRELL; via the coding sequence ATGCGTGCCAAAACCCAAAAGTTCATTCCTATGGAAAAACTCTTATCAAAATTTACAACGCTCAATAGTAAACAGCTTGCCGCGCTTGACAAAGAATACGGCTGGTCGCTTAACCGGCTTGAGCTTGAAACAGCCCAAAAATATTTTAAAAAGCTGAGGCGCAAACCCACCCGGGGCGAGCTTGAAACCATAGCCCAGACCTGGTCCGAGCACTGCAAACACAAAACCTTTTCCGGCCCCGTTAAATTCCGTTCCGGCCGCAAAGTCAAACGCTACAAAAACCTTTTCAAGGAAACCATCGTCAAGGCCACCCGGCAGCTTAATAAAAAATGGTGTCTGTCGGTGTTCGAAGATAACGCGGGCGTGGTTGAATTCGGCGCGAACGGCAAGTGGGCGCTTGCCTTCAAGGCGGAAACCCATAACCACCCCTGCGCGCTGGAACCCTACGGCGGCGCCGAAACAGGCGTGGGCGGGGTAGTGCGCGATATAATGGGCGTGGGCCTTGGCGCAAAGCCCGTGCTTAACACCGACATATTTTGTTTCGGCAGGCTGGATTCGAAGATGAAACTGCCCAGGAACGCCCTTGGCGCGCGCCGCATATTTGAAGGCGTGGTGGAAGGTGTGCGCGACTACGGCAACCGCATGGGCATTCCCACGGCGGCCGGAGCCGTGGTTTTTGACGACGGCTACATGCTTAACCCGCTGGTGTTCGTGGGCTGCGCCGGCATAATCGCGCGCGATAAAATACACAAAAAAGTAAGCCCCGGAGAGCTGATAGTGGTGATAGGCGGCCGCACCGGCCGGGACGGCATACACGGCGCCACTTTCTCCTCGGCCAATATTGAAGAGGACACCTCAAACTCGGCCGTGCAGATAGGCCACGCTTTGAACGAAAAAAAAGCTTTGGACGCTTTACTGAAAGCCAGGGATAAAAACCTTTACAGCGCGGTAACGGACTGCGGCGCGGGCGGTTTCTCTTCGGCCATAGGCGAGCTTGCCTCGGAGTGCGGGGCGTTGGTCGATCTTGAAAAAGCGAAACTTAAAGACACCGCCATAGAGCCCTGGGAAATATGGGTTTCCGAATCGCAGGAGCGCATGGTGCTTGCCGTGCCGCCCAAAAACCTCAAAAAACTGGTGGAAATACTGGCCGGCGAAAACTGCGGCTACTGCGTACTGGGGCGCTTTACCGGGGACAAAAAACTCAGGGTCAATTTCAACGACGAAAGCGTGGTGGAGCTGGATAATTCCTTCCTGCACGGCGGAGTTCCCAATTTTGAAAAAAGCGCCGCTTTCCTGCCGCCTGCCACCTGTAACCTGCCACCTGAACAAAACAGTAAGCCGTATCATCAGATACTTAAAAGCATTCTTTCCCACCCCAATGTATGCTCGCGCCGCGCCATTGTAAGCCAGTATGACCACGAAGTGCAGGGCGGCACCGTTATAAAGCCGTTCGTAGGCCCCGGCCAGAACGGGCCTTCCGATGCCGCCGTTATCTGGCCGCAGTCGGCCACGGGTGATATGAAGGATTTTTCAGGTTTCGCCATTGCCCACGGCATTAACCCGGCGGTCGGGCGCATAAACCCGTATCTGATGGCTGTTTATGCGGCCGATGAAGCCGTGCGCAACCTTTTATGCGTGGGCGCCGATATCACCCGCACGGCGTTCCTTGATAATTTCTGCGCAGGTTCTCCCAAAGACCCCAAAGTGATGGGGGGGCTTGTGATGGCGGCCGAGGGCTGTTACGACGCAGCCATGGGTTACGGCGCGCCGTTCATTTCCGGCAAGGACAGTTTTTACAACCAGTCAACGGCTGCCGATGGCCGCCAGTACCCCGTGCCGCTCACGCTTTTGATCTCGGCCGTGGCCCCGGTGGAGGACATACGCAAGTCTTTTACCATGAACCTTAAAAAACCGGGCGATCCGATCTACCTCGCCGGCGCGGCCTGCAAGGGCATGGGCGGCTCGATCTACAACGAATTGTACCCGTCCGGCAATAACGCGCTTAGCGGTTTGGATATTAAAGACAACGTCAGGCTTTACAAGGCCCTGCTTTCGGCTATGCGCGCGGGATATATTATGTCGGCGCACGATATTTCGGACGGCGGGTTCGCGGCCGCGGCGGCTGAAATGGCTTTCGCGGGGAATTACGGCGCCGATCTGTGCCCCGAAATGTGTTTTGCCGAAAGCGGCATATCCGAAACCGAACTGCTTTTCGGCGAGGCGCCTTCAAGGCTGCTGCTTGAGGTGGACAGCGGGTATGAGTCAGAGTTCCTCTCTATTGTGACGGGCCTGCTGGTGGCAAAGGCGGGTTATGTCAATAACCGTGCCGAACTGACAATAATAAGCGCCCGCGGAAAGGAACTTGTAAAAGAAAAAACCGCCGATTTGCTTGCCTGCTGGCAGAGAGAACTTTTATGA
- the guaA gene encoding glutamine-hydrolyzing GMP synthase produces the protein MEQILILDFGSQYTQLIARRLRSIGVYCEILPFHTSVEEILGRAPKGLILSGGPSSVYDKKAPKPDPAIFNLGVPVLGICYGMQLMACELGGKVLKAKKREYGLGRLKIKSGSMLLAGLPAEFKVWLSHGDEVKKLPPGFALKAGTKEITAGAMENPGRDLYAVQFHPEVHHTEHGSKILANFAKNICGCVHKWSPVSFLDGALADIKKDTAGAEVICALSGGVDSSVAAVMVHRAVGKRLHCIFVDTGLLRHGDRERMKDIFARKFGFNLKIADSSKLFLSRLAGVADPEKKRKIIGHAFIEIFEKEAKKIKNARFLVQGTLYPDVIESVSVKGPSAVIKSHHNVGGLPEKMDLKLIEPLRYFFKDEVRALGRGLKIPEAVLMQHPFPGPGLAIRVLGAVTPERLEILREADRIMRDEIWGAGWYGKIWQAFCVLLPIKTVGVMGDERSYENVLALRCVESVDGMTADWSKMPHELLQKISSRVISEVRGVNRVVYDITSKPPATIEWE, from the coding sequence ATGGAACAAATATTAATTCTCGACTTCGGCAGCCAGTACACTCAGCTTATCGCGCGCCGCCTGCGCAGTATCGGGGTATATTGCGAAATACTCCCCTTCCATACAAGCGTGGAGGAAATACTCGGGCGCGCGCCTAAAGGCCTTATCCTTTCCGGCGGGCCGTCCAGCGTTTACGATAAAAAAGCCCCCAAGCCCGACCCCGCCATCTTCAACCTGGGGGTACCGGTGCTTGGCATCTGTTACGGCATGCAGCTGATGGCCTGCGAACTCGGCGGCAAAGTTCTTAAAGCCAAAAAGCGGGAATACGGCCTTGGCCGGCTGAAAATTAAGTCCGGCTCAATGCTCCTGGCGGGGTTGCCTGCTGAATTTAAAGTGTGGCTCAGCCACGGAGACGAAGTTAAAAAACTTCCGCCCGGCTTCGCGCTTAAGGCCGGCACGAAAGAAATCACCGCCGGCGCCATGGAAAACCCCGGCAGGGATCTTTACGCCGTTCAGTTCCACCCCGAGGTTCACCATACCGAGCACGGCTCAAAAATACTGGCCAATTTCGCAAAAAATATATGCGGCTGCGTCCATAAATGGTCGCCGGTCTCATTTTTAGACGGCGCTCTGGCGGATATAAAAAAGGATACCGCCGGTGCCGAAGTTATCTGCGCGCTTTCAGGCGGGGTGGATTCCTCAGTGGCCGCGGTGATGGTTCACCGGGCCGTGGGAAAAAGGCTGCACTGCATTTTCGTGGACACCGGGCTTTTGCGCCATGGCGACAGAGAGCGTATGAAGGATATATTCGCGCGCAAATTCGGCTTCAACCTTAAAATAGCGGATTCGTCGAAATTATTCCTGTCGCGCCTTGCGGGTGTGGCCGACCCGGAGAAAAAGCGCAAGATAATAGGGCATGCCTTTATAGAAATTTTTGAAAAAGAGGCCAAAAAAATAAAGAACGCCCGCTTTCTGGTGCAGGGCACGCTTTATCCGGACGTGATAGAATCGGTTTCCGTAAAGGGGCCCTCGGCGGTTATCAAGAGCCATCACAATGTGGGCGGCCTGCCTGAGAAAATGGATCTGAAGCTGATAGAGCCGCTTCGCTATTTCTTTAAAGACGAAGTGCGGGCGCTTGGGCGGGGCTTGAAAATACCCGAGGCCGTTTTGATGCAGCACCCTTTCCCGGGGCCGGGGTTGGCCATCCGGGTGCTTGGCGCGGTTACGCCTGAGCGTCTTGAGATTCTGCGGGAGGCCGACAGAATAATGAGGGATGAAATTTGGGGTGCCGGTTGGTATGGCAAGATCTGGCAGGCTTTCTGCGTGCTGCTGCCCATAAAAACAGTGGGCGTGATGGGTGACGAGCGCTCGTATGAAAATGTGCTGGCGCTGCGCTGCGTGGAATCGGTGGACGGGATGACTGCCGACTGGTCAAAAATGCCGCACGAGTTGCTGCAGAAGATCTCGTCCAGGGTGATAAGCGAAGTGCGCGGCGTGAACCGCGTGGTTTACGACATAACCTCAAAGCCCCCGGCGACCATTGAGTGGGAGTAG
- a CDS encoding glycosyltransferase, translated as MERILLVNFAECPENLHFEQAFIRALRRRGGAKLDILHDFDFPYTFIKKLPVPGGRRIKYSGARTFEGELRKDYSRLVILDFPKRKRCALPFIKLVRELKAGKKFFLANHLIPMPGQNFTADAARRFKLFAGFNGASILESDDTVLWRPLGFDELKLFKRNYAVDCAYYRPEKVQPGNYVFSAGSAGRDFSALAGAAKKTGLPVKIFSDAKIALPGKFKGICEVFLLAKNLHNLKEALLGSKLVVLPIENGYINEAAGNSIIFIAMACGVPVLARRTRYMARYIKEGANGFMYNTLSARNLEAGIKKIIALTPAGLFRLRRKARKTVLEKASLDRFCSSFLGKFI; from the coding sequence ATGGAAAGAATACTGCTGGTCAATTTCGCGGAGTGCCCGGAGAACCTGCATTTTGAGCAGGCTTTCATAAGGGCCCTGCGGCGCCGCGGCGGGGCCAAACTTGATATTCTGCACGATTTTGACTTCCCCTACACTTTTATAAAAAAACTGCCGGTCCCCGGGGGGCGCAGGATAAAATACAGCGGCGCGCGGACCTTTGAGGGGGAACTCCGAAAGGACTACAGCCGCCTGGTCATCCTGGATTTTCCCAAACGCAAACGCTGCGCCCTGCCTTTTATAAAGCTGGTGCGCGAACTTAAAGCGGGAAAAAAATTTTTTCTCGCCAACCATCTTATTCCCATGCCGGGCCAGAATTTCACGGCCGACGCCGCGCGCAGGTTCAAATTATTCGCTGGCTTTAACGGCGCGTCCATACTTGAATCGGATGACACCGTGCTTTGGCGCCCGCTGGGCTTTGACGAGCTGAAGCTTTTTAAACGGAATTATGCCGTGGATTGCGCATATTACCGTCCGGAAAAAGTTCAGCCCGGGAATTATGTTTTTTCAGCCGGCTCAGCCGGCAGGGATTTTTCGGCTTTGGCCGGTGCGGCGAAAAAAACCGGCCTTCCCGTTAAAATTTTTTCAGACGCTAAAATCGCCCTGCCGGGGAAATTTAAGGGTATATGCGAAGTTTTTCTGCTGGCGAAAAATCTGCACAACCTTAAAGAGGCGCTTTTGGGCTCAAAACTTGTGGTTTTGCCGATAGAAAACGGCTACATAAACGAGGCGGCAGGCAATTCCATAATTTTTATCGCTATGGCCTGCGGCGTACCCGTGCTGGCCCGCCGCACACGCTACATGGCGCGCTATATAAAGGAGGGAGCGAACGGTTTTATGTATAACACCCTCTCCGCCCGCAACCTTGAGGCCGGCATTAAAAAAATAATCGCCCTTACTCCCGCCGGGCTCTTCCGCCTAAGGCGGAAGGCCAGGAAAACCGTTCTTGAAAAAGCCTCTCTTGACCGCTTCTGTTCGTCCTTCCTCGGAAAATTCATTTAG
- a CDS encoding phosphoribosylformylglycinamidine synthase subunit PurS: MIIEVFTKDKYAKNEQAGLIKKLAAAGFKTDFLRFSKLYRLDGNYSKAAAKKLAGELLCDTITESWSFTPRRFTGRNIYSVEIWLKDSVTDVVGESVRSAVTDMGFDKPAMARFGKSLYARAASATKLRHAVAKTLANETVNYCTVTKVGASDLL, from the coding sequence ATGATAATAGAAGTATTTACCAAAGACAAATACGCCAAAAATGAGCAGGCCGGGCTTATAAAAAAGCTGGCCGCCGCCGGGTTTAAAACCGATTTTCTGCGGTTCTCGAAACTGTATCGCCTGGACGGGAATTATTCAAAGGCCGCCGCAAAAAAACTGGCCGGGGAACTTTTGTGCGACACCATAACCGAGTCATGGTCATTTACGCCGCGCCGCTTTACCGGCCGCAATATTTACAGCGTTGAAATATGGCTGAAGGATTCCGTAACCGATGTGGTGGGGGAAAGCGTGCGGTCCGCCGTGACTGATATGGGCTTTGACAAGCCCGCCATGGCGCGTTTCGGCAAAAGCCTATACGCGCGCGCGGCCTCCGCAACTAAACTCCGGCACGCCGTGGCCAAAACCCTCGCGAACGAAACCGTGAATTACTGTACGGTAACAAAAGTCGGGGCTTCGGATTTGCTGTGA
- a CDS encoding carbon starvation protein A: MNALTLLIIALLVYALAYRFYAAFIIAKVLAFDPDRRTPAHALENGYDYKPTNRWVLFGHHFAAIAGAGPLVGPVLAAQFGYLPGFLWILIGSVLAGGVHDMVILFASVRYDGLSITEIAGRETGKTAGWATTAAVLFIIITALAGLSMVVVNALAESSWGTFSIAMTIPIAVFVGWYMNKARPGKITEASIIGVTLVVGVIILGEPLSRSGWAHYFLYSKTNLSIILAVYGMLASILPVWLLLAPRDYLSSYMKIGTIALLALGILWVRPDIASPAFTSFIHGGGPIIPGKVWPYVCITIACGAISGFHSLISSGTTPKMIASERDLRLIGYGAMITEGFVSIMALIAATVLLPGDYFAINLSPAVFQKLGLSVSRLPEMALAVGEHLEGRAGGAVSLAVGMAQIFAAMPGMKHLLSYWYHFAIMFEALFILTTIDAGTRVARYITQEVFGKVYKPFAKTDWWPGVFLASFLVCAAWGGMLLAGNISTIWPMFGVANQLLSAIALAIGTTFILKRTKAVHALVTFIPFLFMLATTVTAGIMNITGNYLPRHDLQGWLNVALTVIMLALAAVITVESAKSWLAVLRQGAAHRVEGQK, encoded by the coding sequence ATGAACGCTCTTACATTGCTTATCATAGCCCTGCTTGTTTACGCCCTGGCTTACCGTTTTTATGCCGCCTTCATAATAGCGAAAGTCCTGGCCTTTGACCCCGACAGACGCACTCCGGCCCATGCGCTTGAAAACGGCTACGATTACAAACCCACCAACCGCTGGGTGCTTTTCGGCCACCACTTCGCCGCCATAGCCGGCGCCGGCCCCCTTGTGGGCCCGGTGCTGGCCGCGCAGTTCGGATACCTGCCTGGTTTTTTATGGATCCTGATCGGCAGCGTGCTGGCCGGCGGCGTGCACGACATGGTGATATTGTTCGCCTCGGTGCGCTACGACGGGCTTTCTATTACGGAAATAGCCGGGCGCGAAACGGGCAAAACCGCCGGCTGGGCCACGACAGCCGCCGTCCTGTTCATAATAATAACCGCTTTGGCCGGGCTCTCCATGGTGGTGGTAAACGCTCTGGCGGAAAGTTCCTGGGGAACATTTTCTATTGCCATGACCATCCCTATAGCTGTTTTTGTGGGATGGTACATGAACAAGGCCCGGCCGGGAAAAATAACCGAGGCCTCGATCATCGGCGTAACGCTGGTAGTGGGGGTTATAATACTTGGCGAACCGCTTTCGCGTTCCGGCTGGGCGCATTATTTCCTTTATTCCAAAACAAACCTTTCAATCATACTTGCCGTTTACGGCATGCTGGCCTCCATTCTGCCGGTCTGGCTGCTGCTGGCGCCCCGCGATTACCTGAGCTCCTACATGAAAATAGGCACCATAGCCTTGCTGGCGCTTGGCATTTTATGGGTGCGGCCCGACATTGCCTCGCCGGCATTTACCAGCTTCATTCACGGCGGCGGCCCCATAATACCGGGGAAAGTCTGGCCCTATGTCTGCATTACCATCGCCTGCGGCGCTATTTCGGGCTTTCACAGTCTTATAAGTTCCGGCACCACGCCAAAGATGATAGCAAGCGAACGCGACCTGCGGCTTATAGGCTACGGCGCCATGATCACCGAAGGCTTTGTTTCCATAATGGCCCTGATAGCGGCCACGGTGCTTCTGCCTGGCGACTACTTCGCAATAAATCTTTCGCCTGCCGTTTTTCAGAAACTGGGGCTTAGCGTTTCACGTCTGCCTGAAATGGCGCTGGCCGTAGGCGAGCACCTGGAGGGACGGGCGGGCGGCGCGGTATCGCTCGCGGTGGGAATGGCGCAGATCTTCGCCGCGATGCCGGGCATGAAACACCTGCTTTCCTATTGGTATCACTTTGCCATCATGTTCGAAGCGCTTTTTATACTGACCACCATAGACGCGGGCACCAGGGTGGCGCGCTATATCACACAGGAAGTATTTGGAAAAGTTTATAAGCCCTTCGCTAAAACCGACTGGTGGCCGGGGGTTTTTCTTGCGAGTTTTCTGGTCTGCGCTGCCTGGGGCGGTATGCTGCTTGCCGGCAATATCAGCACGATCTGGCCGATGTTCGGGGTAGCCAACCAGCTGTTATCGGCAATAGCGCTGGCCATAGGCACAACTTTCATACTTAAAAGGACTAAAGCCGTACATGCGTTAGTGACCTTTATACCGTTTCTTTTCATGCTGGCCACAACGGTCACCGCGGGTATAATGAACATAACAGGCAACTATCTTCCCCGCCACGACCTGCAGGGCTGGCTGAACGTGGCTCTTACGGTGATCATGCTGGCGCTGGCCGCCGTAATAACGGTCGAATCGGCGAAAAGCTGGCTGGCCGTTTTACGACAGGGGGCAGCGCATAGGGTGGAGGGGCAGAAATAA
- a CDS encoding phosphoribosylaminoimidazolesuccinocarboxamide synthase codes for MKNEIKLLHKGKVRDVYAVGDKYLLIVASDRISAFDHILPTPVPGKGELLNRISLFWFERTKHIINNHIVTSDIEAIKSQVTGHKAQELDWEYLKGRAMLVRRTKRVNFECVVRGYITGSGWKEYLKAGTVCGIKLPAGLKEAQKLPEPIFTPTTKADHGHDENVTFEEMAAAFGVKKTRVIKAKSLELYNFAATYAEPRGIILADTKFEFGELEGHPDSGGGIILIDEALTPDSSRFWDKAAYKVGSSPESFDKQFVRDWLEKKSGWDKQPPPPDLPPEVVQGTLEKYQEALRRLTA; via the coding sequence ATGAAAAACGAAATAAAACTTCTTCACAAAGGCAAAGTGCGGGATGTTTACGCGGTGGGGGATAAATACCTGCTTATCGTTGCGTCGGACAGGATATCGGCTTTTGATCATATTTTGCCCACTCCCGTGCCTGGAAAGGGCGAACTGCTCAACCGCATAAGCCTGTTCTGGTTCGAGCGCACAAAACACATAATAAATAACCATATTGTCACCTCCGACATAGAAGCTATAAAGTCGCAGGTTACGGGACACAAGGCGCAGGAATTGGATTGGGAATATCTGAAAGGGCGCGCAATGCTGGTGCGCCGCACCAAGCGGGTGAATTTTGAGTGCGTCGTGCGCGGCTACATAACGGGCTCCGGCTGGAAAGAATACCTTAAAGCCGGGACCGTCTGCGGCATAAAGCTGCCCGCGGGTTTAAAAGAAGCGCAAAAACTGCCCGAACCCATATTCACCCCCACGACCAAGGCGGACCACGGCCACGACGAAAATGTGACCTTTGAGGAAATGGCCGCGGCTTTCGGCGTAAAAAAAACCCGTGTTATCAAAGCTAAAAGCCTGGAGCTTTATAATTTTGCCGCTACCTACGCGGAGCCCAGGGGGATAATACTCGCCGACACAAAATTCGAATTCGGCGAGCTGGAGGGTCATCCCGACTCCGGCGGCGGGATAATACTTATAGACGAGGCCCTGACCCCCGATTCTTCGCGGTTCTGGGATAAAGCCGCGTATAAGGTCGGATCCAGCCCCGAAAGTTTTGACAAACAATTTGTGCGCGACTGGCTTGAGAAAAAATCCGGCTGGGACAAACAACCCCCGCCGCCCGATCTGCCGCCGGAAGTTGTGCAGGGCACGCTTGAAAAATATCAGGAAGCCCTTAGAAGGCTAACCGCATGA
- a CDS encoding clostripain-related cysteine peptidase encodes MTRKIIAGAALLSFCLGLSGISRAVGLDFGGAAYILDNSNVPPPTAAKAAHVKAPAVKAVKKWTVMVFLNGKNNLEIAGLYNVNQMEKVGSTNDINIVAELGRMNGQTAGDTHLDGDWTGSKRFFIKKDTDENKITSPIVQQDPKADMGDYKRAVDFVNWAKKNYPAQKYMLILWDHGSGWLDPQQTTKKKTNSKGISFDDETDNYIRTKQIGQILKDAGKVDVLAYDACLMQMAEVAFEVKDKTDVIVGSEEVVPGLGYPYSIFLGYLAKNPGIDAETLGATTVEAFKMFYDAVNTNFASAGKPPMGAQLSAIRSAKLADFGVKVAEFAVLAKDANDVDALKAARAGVMRYDMVGKDSDPQKTISFYGDLYNYAGLLAANLKGTEGPTKAAVLKQKAAELQAFIDNQLIIDSKASGKDRLGRDLADSHGISIYLPPAEVRIPQEKLEGIFEGKYADFEFDKAAKWHDFVTYLYGVPGNPAVAKEVNIKASDVSPANR; translated from the coding sequence ATGACGCGTAAAATAATAGCCGGTGCGGCTCTCTTAAGTTTCTGTCTCGGCCTGTCCGGGATCTCGCGTGCCGTCGGCCTTGATTTCGGCGGCGCCGCCTACATTCTGGATAACTCCAATGTGCCTCCGCCCACGGCCGCCAAGGCCGCGCATGTAAAAGCGCCCGCGGTTAAAGCGGTAAAGAAATGGACCGTCATGGTTTTCCTTAACGGCAAGAACAACCTTGAAATTGCCGGACTTTACAATGTCAATCAAATGGAGAAAGTGGGCTCCACGAACGATATTAACATAGTGGCGGAACTTGGCCGGATGAACGGTCAGACCGCCGGCGACACCCACCTGGACGGGGACTGGACCGGCTCAAAGCGCTTCTTTATAAAGAAAGACACGGATGAAAACAAGATCACCTCCCCCATTGTGCAGCAGGACCCCAAGGCCGATATGGGCGATTACAAGCGGGCGGTGGATTTTGTCAACTGGGCCAAGAAAAATTACCCGGCGCAGAAGTACATGCTTATCCTCTGGGACCACGGCTCAGGCTGGCTGGACCCGCAGCAGACGACAAAAAAGAAAACCAACAGCAAAGGAATATCCTTTGATGATGAAACCGACAATTATATAAGGACAAAGCAGATAGGCCAGATCCTTAAAGACGCAGGCAAGGTGGATGTGCTGGCTTATGACGCCTGCCTGATGCAGATGGCCGAAGTGGCTTTTGAAGTGAAAGACAAGACCGATGTTATAGTGGGTTCGGAGGAGGTCGTGCCTGGACTTGGCTATCCGTACAGCATTTTTCTGGGCTACCTTGCGAAGAATCCGGGCATAGACGCGGAAACTCTGGGAGCCACCACGGTCGAGGCTTTCAAAATGTTCTATGACGCGGTAAACACGAACTTCGCCTCTGCCGGAAAACCTCCTATGGGCGCGCAGCTCTCCGCCATACGTTCCGCCAAACTTGCCGACTTCGGGGTTAAGGTCGCGGAATTCGCGGTGCTTGCTAAGGACGCGAACGATGTGGACGCTCTTAAGGCCGCCCGGGCCGGCGTTATGCGCTATGACATGGTAGGGAAGGATTCCGATCCGCAAAAAACCATCTCTTTTTACGGCGACCTGTATAATTACGCGGGGCTGCTTGCCGCCAATCTTAAAGGAACCGAAGGTCCCACAAAAGCCGCGGTCCTGAAGCAAAAAGCCGCCGAACTGCAGGCTTTTATTGACAATCAGTTGATAATTGATTCCAAGGCTTCCGGCAAGGACCGCCTGGGCCGCGATCTGGCCGACAGCCACGGGATTTCCATATACCTGCCGCCCGCCGAGGTCAGGATACCGCAGGAGAAACTTGAGGGAATATTTGAGGGCAAGTACGCTGATTTTGAGTTTGACAAGGCGGCCAAGTGGCATGACTTCGTAACCTACCTGTACGGAGTGCCGGGCAATCCTGCTGTAGCGAAGGAAGTAAATATCAAAGCATCGGACGTTTCGCCAGCCAATCGTTGA
- a CDS encoding GuaB3 family IMP dehydrogenase-related protein: MSYFIGRNREARQTYGYDEVALVPGNIAVDPDDTDTSFNIADIKFKIPFLASAMDGVVNTGFAVAMNRLGGLAVLNLDGLNTRYENPEEAVNEIVNCDPAKSTEVFQKLYKAPVNKKLIARRVEEMKKAKIPCAVSSIPQNAAEFGPIAREAGADIFAVQATVLTIKYESTKQKTLDIHKFVKDMRIPVLLGNCVTYRVALELIETGAAGLLVGVGPGAACTTRGVLGIGVPQVTSTVDCAAARDFYYKKTGKYVPIITDGGMHTGGDVCKSIAAGADAVMIGSPFAKATEAPGKGFHWGMATPHANLPRGTRVRVGITGSIEEILFGPARVDDGSQNLVGALKTSMGALGCHNIREMQLSQIIIAPSIKSEGKLLQRSQAVGMGKQK, from the coding sequence ATGTCTTATTTTATAGGCAGGAACAGAGAAGCAAGGCAGACCTACGGTTACGACGAGGTGGCGCTGGTTCCGGGCAACATAGCCGTTGACCCCGACGACACCGATACTTCGTTTAACATAGCTGACATTAAATTTAAAATTCCGTTCCTGGCCTCGGCCATGGACGGAGTGGTAAACACGGGATTTGCCGTGGCCATGAACAGGCTGGGGGGGCTTGCTGTGCTTAACCTTGACGGCCTCAATACCCGCTACGAGAATCCCGAGGAAGCCGTAAATGAAATAGTGAACTGCGATCCGGCCAAGTCCACCGAAGTTTTCCAGAAGCTCTACAAAGCGCCGGTAAACAAAAAACTTATAGCCAGGCGCGTTGAGGAAATGAAAAAAGCGAAGATCCCCTGCGCCGTTTCCTCCATCCCCCAGAATGCCGCCGAGTTCGGCCCCATAGCGCGCGAAGCCGGCGCGGACATCTTCGCGGTTCAGGCCACCGTGCTCACCATAAAGTATGAATCCACAAAGCAAAAAACGCTGGATATACATAAATTCGTAAAAGACATGAGGATCCCGGTGCTTTTGGGCAACTGCGTAACCTACCGCGTGGCGCTTGAGCTTATAGAGACCGGGGCCGCCGGCCTGCTTGTGGGCGTGGGGCCCGGCGCGGCCTGCACCACCAGAGGCGTTTTGGGCATCGGCGTGCCGCAGGTCACTTCCACCGTCGATTGCGCGGCCGCCCGCGACTTTTACTACAAAAAAACCGGAAAATATGTGCCCATAATAACCGACGGCGGCATGCACACGGGCGGCGATGTATGCAAATCCATAGCCGCCGGCGCCGACGCCGTGATGATAGGCTCGCCGTTCGCCAAGGCGACCGAAGCGCCCGGCAAGGGTTTTCACTGGGGCATGGCCACCCCTCACGCGAACCTTCCGCGGGGCACCCGCGTGCGTGTCGGCATTACCGGTTCCATTGAGGAAATACTTTTTGGCCCGGCGCGTGTGGATGACGGCAGCCAGAATCTGGTCGGCGCTTTAAAAACCTCCATGGGGGCTTTGGGCTGCCATAATATCCGCGAAATGCAGCTTTCGCAGATAATAATAGCGCCCTCCATAAAAAGCGAGGGAAAACTTCTCCAGCGCTCCCAGGCGGTAGGAATGGGGAAGCAAAAATAG